One region of Nitrospira sp. genomic DNA includes:
- a CDS encoding GNAT family N-acetyltransferase, protein MLSSNELPTPRLLLRQWQPSDLEPFALMSSDADVMRYYPAPWSREQSDVFAQRVMRLIDERGWGFWAIEERASRQFIGFVGLHIPSHELPFSPCVEVGWRLAKPYWGLGYATEAAQSAISFGFQQLHLKELVAFTAITNLKSRAVMERLGMQFDSEFDHPQVPVESRLRRHVLYRLRSPG, encoded by the coding sequence ATGCTCTCCTCCAATGAACTTCCCACTCCCCGCCTGCTACTCCGACAGTGGCAACCATCCGACCTTGAGCCATTCGCTCTGATGAGTTCCGACGCCGATGTCATGCGCTATTATCCGGCGCCTTGGTCCAGGGAGCAGAGCGACGTGTTTGCCCAGCGGGTGATGCGATTGATCGACGAACGAGGGTGGGGTTTCTGGGCGATTGAAGAACGGGCCTCGCGGCAATTTATCGGCTTCGTCGGCTTACATATCCCATCCCACGAACTGCCGTTCTCTCCCTGCGTGGAAGTGGGATGGCGCCTAGCCAAACCATACTGGGGTCTGGGCTATGCCACGGAGGCTGCGCAATCAGCCATCTCGTTCGGCTTTCAACAACTTCATCTGAAAGAACTCGTGGCATTCACCGCCATCACCAACCTGAAATCGCGGGCTGTGATGGAGCGCCTCGGCATGCAGTTCGACTCCGAGTTCGACCATCCTCAGGTGCCCGTCGAATCCAGGCTGCGTCGACATGTGCTGTATCGTCTTCGCTCGCCGGGATAA
- a CDS encoding META domain-containing protein has translation MALMLTACITSPSPEEMNKRAENNRWELSHWGNRSVPYGDDGAPVILSFKDGRVSGHAGCNRYSAAIVFGPHRGELKVSHGITTRMACEPRHMEFETSFIRAFEASTRYRLDGESLSFESDIAPPLEFYRRPLD, from the coding sequence ATGGCATTGATGTTGACGGCCTGCATCACCTCCCCTTCGCCGGAAGAAATGAACAAGCGCGCCGAAAACAATCGATGGGAGCTGTCGCATTGGGGTAATCGTTCGGTTCCCTATGGCGACGACGGAGCACCCGTGATCCTCTCGTTTAAGGATGGGAGAGTGTCGGGCCATGCGGGGTGCAATCGTTACAGTGCGGCCATTGTCTTCGGACCCCACAGGGGCGAGCTGAAGGTCTCCCACGGCATCACCACTCGCATGGCCTGCGAGCCCCGGCACATGGAGTTTGAAACATCGTTTATCCGGGCGTTTGAAGCCTCGACCCGGTACCGCCTGGACGGCGAAAGCTTGTCGTTTGAGAGCGACATCGCTCCGCCGTTGGAGTTTTACCGCCGTCCCCTGGACTGA
- a CDS encoding HNH endonuclease, which yields MEFVKIYSTAVQNAARTLDKRVAIAPLLARIKSDSVKASLALIQNHGEVNFWDFGVRATPQLSPDDSVKIICGTTCYSGRVIRIINDPSGELGDQLGWTRQFKAPWKNVCALSINSSTPISTAGIKTITDNAQQTADSFYAPLQPIRKPEALIEGSIIELTLSTYERDPAARKACLNHYDTRCQACDLDFGETYGDLGQGFIHVHHITPLSKLREAHVVDPIKDLIPVCPNCHAMLHINQGEPLSVEQLRDILVRNRT from the coding sequence ATGGAGTTCGTCAAGATCTACAGCACGGCGGTCCAAAATGCTGCGCGAACGCTAGACAAACGAGTTGCCATCGCCCCTCTCCTGGCAAGAATCAAATCTGACAGCGTCAAAGCCTCCCTCGCACTCATTCAAAACCACGGGGAGGTCAACTTCTGGGATTTCGGTGTTCGCGCCACGCCGCAGCTCTCGCCCGATGACTCAGTAAAAATCATCTGCGGCACAACCTGCTATTCTGGCCGCGTCATTCGCATAATCAATGATCCCTCCGGAGAGCTCGGCGACCAGCTTGGCTGGACCAGACAGTTCAAAGCGCCCTGGAAAAATGTCTGTGCCTTATCCATCAACTCATCCACTCCCATCAGCACGGCTGGGATCAAGACAATTACCGATAACGCTCAGCAAACCGCAGATAGCTTTTACGCACCACTGCAACCAATCCGAAAACCAGAAGCATTAATTGAAGGCAGCATCATCGAGCTGACCCTATCAACCTATGAGAGGGACCCTGCTGCCCGCAAGGCGTGCCTCAATCATTACGACACGCGATGCCAAGCATGTGATTTAGACTTTGGCGAGACATATGGCGATCTCGGGCAGGGCTTTATCCATGTGCATCACATCACACCACTGTCCAAACTTCGCGAAGCGCATGTTGTTGATCCAATTAAAGACCTTATTCCTGTTTGTCCAAACTGCCATGCAATGTTGCACATCAATCAAGGTGAACCCTTGTCTGTAGAGCAGCTTCGCGACATATTGGTCCGCAATAGGACCTAA
- a CDS encoding N-acetylmuramoyl-L-alanine amidase — translation MPNPATYQFNLPQRGRPSDVMLNEVWYPGIQAYWETSTSSRIFDAILGIKALVIHATAGSSSAGAISVMKEGKASFHWLLPDEDEPQHGELVWACAPEARAAWHVRNSCSHPNINDGADKANHWSLGIEVVNRQAGSDRFSDWQIEATAQIVRYCWAKYPNLKHVVSHAKLDPTRRSDPGTAFPWARLKTLVLTPDAEDGVPSVALDAQPASSIKSTTGHEGCCHG, via the coding sequence ATGCCCAATCCCGCCACCTATCAATTCAACCTGCCGCAACGAGGGCGCCCGTCGGATGTGATGCTCAACGAAGTCTGGTATCCCGGCATTCAAGCCTATTGGGAAACCAGCACGTCGAGCCGCATCTTTGACGCCATCTTAGGCATCAAAGCGCTGGTTATTCATGCGACCGCCGGTTCGAGTTCGGCCGGTGCCATCTCGGTGATGAAGGAAGGCAAGGCGTCGTTTCACTGGTTGCTGCCGGATGAAGATGAACCGCAGCATGGGGAACTGGTCTGGGCCTGTGCCCCGGAGGCCAGGGCTGCCTGGCACGTGAGGAATTCCTGTTCGCACCCGAACATCAACGACGGTGCCGACAAGGCCAACCACTGGTCGCTCGGGATCGAGGTAGTCAACCGTCAGGCAGGCAGCGATCGATTTTCCGATTGGCAGATCGAAGCCACCGCGCAGATCGTGCGCTATTGCTGGGCCAAATACCCCAACCTGAAACATGTCGTCTCGCACGCAAAGCTGGACCCGACGCGGCGTAGCGATCCAGGCACGGCCTTTCCTTGGGCGCGCCTCAAGACACTCGTCCTTACGCCGGATGCAGAAGATGGGGTTCCGTCCGTCGCGTTGGACGCGCAACCGGCCTCCTCCATAAAATCGACAACCGGCCACGAGGGCTGTTGCCACGGATGA